From the Cucumis sativus cultivar 9930 chromosome 5, Cucumber_9930_V3, whole genome shotgun sequence genome, the window CAATTGTTGAATCAGTTGTATAATCCTCATTCAGAGCCAGAACCACACATCCAAGGATTTCCTCTAGCCTAGGAAATTTGCCTATAATCTTGTCCAGACAATCCTTTGTAGTACTACCTAAAGGGATCTCCAATAAAACATCATTCGTACCTGTCAGATCTCGAGCTCTAGCAAAAAACAATGTCTTGATTTGAACCAGTTGCTCTACTTTATCCTCACCATGCTTGTCTGCAGATACAAATCCATCTTCCTGTTCTTTCATGGCTTTTATGTCTACAGAAAAGATATGATCAAAGAGGTTACTATTTTCTCAAATGGCAGAATGGGATGAGGGAGTTACATTAAATCGTGTGAGGTAGGAGGTCAATGTAATGCCTACTTCTGCTGGGACATATTTCAAACTTCTGTTAGGACATAATCCTCAGCCTAATCATTTTTGGTTCCACTCGTGGAaagctttttaaaaaagctGCTCTTCCTAAAAGAAAGTACTTTCTCCTAAAATATGGGAGAGTGTTGAGAAGTGTGGAGAACCTCATTTTGTTATGAGGtcgtttatattttaagtGGTGTAAGATAGGAATGCTGTTAGATACTTGAGGGAGTTCACTAGTAATTAGTtagtgagttttttttttttttaattgaatctggttataaatattaaacaaagaaaatgagacTGAGAACAGAGGCCAGAGGTAATGTTATGGAGAGTGATTTAGCGCTTGAGAGAGACCTCAAGAGAGAGGCAGTCCAAGTACCTAATACCAATGTACTTCTGTGTGCCTCAGACGCTAATATCACTTAAAATCACTCAGAATCTATTGCTTGCCCGAATTGTCTATGACTTTAGGTCCGCTGCTTGAGACTTGGATAATAGATTACATAAATCCAGGATAGATTTGGCGAAACTTTTGGTGGTAGTATGACCTGATGTGATAGAGGAGGTATGGAGTATGGCTTAGTAATAGAAAAACGCATATGTGGTAAATAAGCACACTTCAAATGCCAGCAATATCCAGGTCTAACCAATGATTCAAAAaccaacaaagaaaatatactttaaatcGATTCATCGACGAACTTCAGAAAACCACAATATGTAATTAGTAATTATCAGAAAATAGAGATTTCAGTCATGATCGTAAACGACAACTCCATAAAAAGGGTTCATTTTCCAGAATGTAAATTGAGAGATTTGGATTGACCAGGCAGTCATATCCTATGACTATCGATTAATCTTCACCGGTACCAATTCATTTCCACATCCCACATGTCAAAACTGGAACAAAATCGTtcaacaaccaaataaaaagaaaagcaaaacaTATGATATTAGGTTCTAGGAACGAGCTCAAGGCCTAAATTTTAGTGTTTTCCCAGTAAGAATATCGATCAGAATTAAAGCCAAGGAACACTTGAACCAAACATCAAGAGACAAATCCCAAAATTTGCAAATGAAGAacgaaatttagaaaattaaagccaaaaaaaaagttacccCAAATTTTGCAGAGCTGAACAAGAAGAAAGGCGCGTAAGAAAGTAGTGTTGGTCCAAAAGCCCCCGTCGGTGAGGAAGATGGGAGTTAGGGTTCAGATGAGATgagagtgggagaaagaaatgaTATGATGCGATTATGCTAATACTTATGGGCCTTTGTCAGTCCAATGGGCCTAAATGGGCTTTTTGTTGACGATCGATGGAGAGAAATTAGATGCGTTATAAATATTCGAACTCGAACATAATTCTAACTACCACGAAGCATTCATGCCTAAGATTACGAATGAAGAAAATcatcaaaaggaaagaaggaaagaaggaaagaaagaaaacagtttAATTTCTAGGGTTCAAAATTGATCGTACGAAGAACAGTAATAGCCAATAATCGAAGAAATGTACACACAGTTTCAAGGCTCAGGATTGGGATCGAGCGTAGACAATCGAACGGTGGCAGGACTTTTAAGTTGATCCAACTGTTTGTTACCTCGACGAAGAAGGTACTCGATATAGATGAAATTTTTACGATCAATTTGCTTGGCGTTGCGGCGAAACTCGGTGGCGACAATTGATTCCATTTGCTGTCGATCTTCAACCGATTTGGTGCGAGCTGCTCGGAGAAATGCTCTGTAGAGACTGAGCACTTGCTTTTGCAACCCTGAAAGCTTCGCCATTGTAGCTTCCTCCCCGATACTAATTAATCCCTACCTATCATAATCTTCTTGAAATCATTTAGGTCAAATTAGAATGGCAACGGTGAAGAAACAAATCAAGAACTTGGGGTGTGTGTAGTAGATCGTAATGCCCCCGTCGGTGAGGATGATCGAAGCTAGGGCTCAGATGAGATGAGagtgagagaaagaaagggatGTGATGCGATCATGCGAAGATGTAGCCTTCGCGGTTTTGGGATATTTATATTGGGGAAAGGAAATGCTAATGCTAAAGGTAATCTCCATATTCcccaaataaatattttagggCTTTTATGGGCCTAATTGGGCTTTTTGTTGACAATGGAGGGGGAGAAATTAGATcttaaacataattcaaatacTATGAAGAGAAGTTTTGTTTACATTTATTGATGTATTGAATATCAATGACTAACTTGTATTTTCATGgaaaatatatctaaatattatttgcACATTTAATGCTTACcaaatttaaagttcaaaatttaaaaactatttttatagtttgaaaTGTAGGGTATGCGAGTTTAAATTTGCATTTATCTTTCCAGATTTTTCCACAACTCTTTTACCTTTTGTATTAGTCCAAtttctaaatctaaatttttgttgcCTTTATTCAAAGATTGATGGTATCAATTGCATCGATGAGATATATAGTATGAAATGACATATTCGCATCATTAAATGATGATAGTACTCATTGTGATGAGCGATTATAGATGACTttgatttaactttttaaatgtcTAATTTcgaaaataaatcatttgagaaaaaaaacgaTTAAAACATCTTGAAAATGTATCTTACAACAATTTCTAatcaaaagattttgaataaaaattatttttctctagtcaattcaattcaaacacaCTCTAGGACAATGTGTGTGATGAAAGAATTGTATTCCCAAACTATACCCTTTGTCTCCTTGAATAGAATGAATTATTGTGAGTTGAAGATAGGTAGAAAATTACATGTATAACTCAAAATATTAGAACAAAGAAACCAAACCAAAAGTTGGAAACATCGCAATAATACTAAATACTAAATACTAGACAGCAAAAAGTCAGATAGATAAAACtgaatatattgaaatgttaaaatgaaatagagaCAACATGATACATTTAgccaaaaactaaatattaaatacatattttccatggaaaaatataaaatggaaagtGATTTGATGAATTAGGCTGACCTCTTGCAAATGAAATCATAAGCAGCTTCCACAAGGCTCCTACGTGCAGTATCATCGTTGGAAGGCAACTTCAAGAGAGATGCAACTTTTAAGAAAGCAGCATGTTGAGTGGCAAAGGCAGATTCTTGCATTTCAGAAAACGCTTTGGTTGGAACTTTGGTAGGTTTAGAGTCAGACATCATTGCCCACTGCATTGCCCAAATCGCCAATGGCCTCATGTACCCTATTGATCTAAATCTGTCATCAACATCCCAAGCTTCTGGGGTTTGAAATGAATACCTGCCAAAATCACATGCCTCTTTATCATTTTACTTCCAGATGATCTCAATTGTCCCTATAGtatgaaatttgattctaTACGGTTGTCTCTAGTGCTAATAACATTAACAAAGTAAGATGTTTATTGGCTGGTTTGGTATGATGTAGAAGACAAGTTTCAGTAGAAAGTGGATACAACTAGAGGACAAAGAGCGATGTAATTGGAGTGTCTGCAGAGCTTAGTTGAGTTGAGTTAGGAAGTTTGGAGTTAGGAGTTAGGAAGTCTATGTTTGAAGAGCCAACTTGTAAAATGGAGTTTCATGataaatatgaacaaaattgaatttgagttaTTTAACATCCCGGTATGAAACATCTCAGGATTTGATATATTGCACCATATCAAATCAGCAAAATAGATCAATAAGTCAATTGCtatcatttaaataaagataataatagaagagattaaaaaacataattagaatttttaaaattttaagaccAAAAtctagttttatttatttttaacagaAGGACTAAAACCTAgttattgatttttagtttttgcatttttaaaatttaaattatggaCAATACTTCCACTTCTTTCTTcgttttcttattatttttctatcaatgttcagaacaactaaaaaaaataaccaagAATTCTAATAGTCTGTAAGAAAGtgaaaaactataaaaaaaaattgagagaaaacaaccataaatttcaaatcaacaaaCATGTAGAAAAGTCATTTTGAATCCATAGTTGTTACAAAACATGTAAAGAGTAATCTTTTACCAATCAAGAGAGAAGTTGGATCTTTTCAAAagagaatttcaaaataagcataaaattcaaacacaTTTACTCCCCATATTAATTCTACTATTAAGATTATCGTTAAAACCCAGAGGGATTCAagaataaaaggaagaaagtgTACGTACCCGAGGCCATCTTGGGCCCAAGCCGCTTGATAAATGCCCATTGCAGTCTGGAACCCTGTTTCCACCATTCCTTCTTGAATCATAGTGGCAGCAACGGAGTATGTAACTCCAGCCCAAATCTCCTTTGGCTGCAATATAGATTTATCAACGCTTCCATCTGGAAACATCCCGTTCACTGCCCCTCGCGTTCCTCCCTTCACCTTCATCACATTGAAATTGTATATCTTCTCAAGTGCAACCCTTATCTTCTCTTCATCAGCAATGGGACAAAGCCCACATGCTCTAGCATACCTGTGTTTTGTGAATGTGAAACATAGTCAAATTGAAATACTAACAGAGACCATTTTGGTCATCTTCTTATCCAACCCCTGATATAATAGTTATAGATATCATGTTGAACTTTTAGGTTTATAGGTATGGATAAAATATAGTTCCTAGACTTTTAACTCTAGTTTAATTTAGTCCTTTCACATTCAAAAGGTGCATTTTAGTCACTATACTCACAACTTTGGTTTGTTTTGATCCTTGGTACTTTTAAAATGCCCATTTTAGTCCTATACTTATAAGAAGTGACTATTTTGGTTTCttgaaaaatgagataaaataaaaatgaagataacTTATTAAAAGTATCGAGGACTCAAACGAAATGAGGTTAAAATAATGGACCAAAATGaactaaagataaaaattaactaCAAAAACCATCatttgaaagtaaataaaCCAAAAGTGTACAACTTCGTTAAACCCAAAGCATAAGATCGTGTTCATTTTCTTAACGGAGACTGGAGACTGCACCAAAGTCATGCAAATTCAACCTGGCCACATGAGATTGAGGTAAAGAAATGTAAATGCAAGAGGGGATCAATCAAGTGTTGTTCACTCACCATTGTCCAGCTAGTTGATCAGCTTGAATAGATGAACTCCAAGGACCCTTACTATTGTCATAGTTGAAGTAGGATCCATTCCATAACGTCTCATAAACACTTCTGGCCTTCTGATACTTGATCCAAAAGTAATGAGCAGCGGCTTCATCATCAACCTCAGAAGCCAATGCTGAAGCCGCCTGAAGAGCAGCCACCCACAAGCCACCGCAATACGCACTCACACCCTTCACAGTCCAAGTATCATAAGTCTGATCAGGGAACCCCTCATTCTCAATCATCCCATCTTTATCCTTATCAAATTGCTCCATAAAAGCCAAGGCCACATACACCGAAGGCCAAACAGATTTTGCAAAATTCTTGTCCCCTGTAGCAACCACATCTCTGTAAACCTGAAGAACGAATTTGGAACCCAAATCTTTCCATCTGGAGACATTCAAAAGGTTGTAAGCATTGACTTCAAGCCAAGGATCGTTGAACCCAATATCATGAGGGACAGCTCCAAGAACTTTTCGAGGAACCCAATTTCCGTCGCACATGGTCTTGGCCTTTCTGGGATCGTGCATGAGTACAGCCGCCGCGAAATCCCTTTGAATGCTGAGCTCAAGTTTTGGGAAAAGCATGATGAGAGCAAAAGAGGAGTAGAAATGGACATCGTAAGTATTCCACATTAAGTATTGGCTTCCTTCGACAAGAAGTAAGTTGCCGACGTTTTCTTCACCGGGATGAAGAAGTCTGGTTCCGAGTGCGGCGTTTGAGGGTCCGGCGCCACCGTGAGTTTGATCCAATATCTGTGACATTCTCTCGAGTATGTCGACGGCAACATCCTTGCGGTGGTCACCGTTGGGCGCTCCCCCGTTGAGCTCTGACTTTGATCTTTCGAGGAAGTATTTTTTATGACTTATGGTCGATAGGTTTTGTAGAGGAGGTAAGCCGTCTGAGATCAGCAAATTTGAGTATCAAACACGATTTAGCCAAATTTTGATATCTTACAAATATCCTTCTCAAAATACTATTTTGgctcaattataaaaaaaaaaatgtctttaatcatgcattttatataaaaaaatgtcattcaaagtttttaatgtttaaaaaacaGAGTTAAAAAATACTCTTTAACACGTTTTGGATCATTAGGTCtgtgtgaaaagaaaatatatttctactttcaaaattgtcagctttaaaaaagtttaaatatctTTTCTAATATCGCAATAGAAATGGTTGATCTTAATATCATTTTCCCTCTTTATTTCCACTTTAACCCTTTCTTCAATACCTTTTTTCTATTCCTTTTTGTCAACAACTATTAACCTATTTTACATTTGtttatctaaaaataaataaataaaattgcacACGTTAATTGAGGTAAACTATGACAAGAAGaaagataataaatgaaacataGGTTTAAATGTTCTAACCAAATCTAAGTTAGTAGTTAATTGTGTTGTTAATAgctaaatagttttttatttgagtatgtatcattttggtatgaataaaattttagtttggatTTTGGTTGATGATAAAATTGGCCCAagctaaaaattgaaaaattaaaaaaatatttatatgagaaaaagatatatatatatattatatatatgtatgattTGTTGTAAAATTGgtcattttcaaacttaaaaagaataaaacaaattgatCACCATATCGATcatattagtatttttaattGTCTTTTTCAATGGTAGAGTTATTTTTATCTGATTTCTATTCAAATACTAACAATAGATGTATTTTTAACGTTTATTAAGagtactttttaaatttttgaaagtttatggatattttttaaacaaaattttaacggttttgttttcaactctttttaaagtttaagagatttttttaaacttaaaatttaaagtcattttttaaacaaaagtgTAACGgacattgtttttttataatctagtatgtttttattaaaggtttcataataaaataaaatattattattattcttacgaaaaaaagagaattattataaatagcaaaaatttgaaaatatttatca encodes:
- the LOC101204709 gene encoding non-lysosomal glucosylceramidase isoform X1; the encoded protein is MEKGGNGASSTEVDPSKPPSLTWKRKLDFTGKSPESFSFTLTDAWHMGMTGYRLWRNGKEEIAKGRIPIYEFFSDVPITCYHGVSLGGIGAGSIGRSYRGEFQRFQMFYGPCEDEPVLANQFSVFVSRPNGNKFSSVLCSAKPQKSKDGKQTGIESWDWNLSGENSTYHALFPRSWTVYDGEPDPDLKIVCRQMSPIIPHNYKESSFPVSVFTFKLSNEGQTSAQVTLLFTWANSVGGKSGFTGHHFNSKMGAEDGAQGVLLHHKSANGRPTVTYGIAAEATDDVHVSLCPCFVISGDSEGISAKDMWQEIKNHGSFDNLGSVGANEGSKPGCSIGAAVAATLTIPPTSARTVTFSLAWDCPEVKFDGKTYHRQYSKFYGTLGDAAEIIARDAISKHGKWEAEIEAWQRPIIEDKRLPDWYPVTLFNELYFLNSGGTIWTDGLPPLQNLSTISHKKYFLERSKSELNGGAPNGDHRKDVAVDILERMSQILDQTHGGAGPSNAALGTRLLHPGEENVGNLLLVEGSQYLMWNTYDVHFYSSFALIMLFPKLELSIQRDFAAAVLMHDPRKAKTMCDGNWVPRKVLGAVPHDIGFNDPWLEVNAYNLLNVSRWKDLGSKFVLQVYRDVVATGDKNFAKSVWPSVYVALAFMEQFDKDKDGMIENEGFPDQTYDTWTVKGVSAYCGGLWVAALQAASALASEVDDEAAAHYFWIKYQKARSVYETLWNGSYFNYDNSKGPWSSSIQADQLAGQWYARACGLCPIADEEKIRVALEKIYNFNVMKVKGGTRGAVNGMFPDGSVDKSILQPKEIWAGVTYSVAATMIQEGMVETGFQTAMGIYQAAWAQDGLGYSFQTPEAWDVDDRFRSIGYMRPLAIWAMQWAMMSDSKPTKVPTKAFSEMQESAFATQHAAFLKVASLLKLPSNDDTARRSLVEAAYDFICKRSA
- the LOC101204051 gene encoding succinate dehydrogenase assembly factor 1, mitochondrial; its protein translation is MAKLSGLQKQVLSLYRAFLRAARTKSVEDRQQMESIVATEFRRNAKQIDRKNFIYIEYLLRRGNKQLDQLKSPATVRLSTLDPNPEP
- the LOC101204709 gene encoding non-lysosomal glucosylceramidase isoform X2 — protein: MFYGPCEDEPVLANQFSVFVSRPNGNKFSSVLCSAKPQKSKDGKQTGIESWDWNLSGENSTYHALFPRSWTVYDGEPDPDLKIVCRQMSPIIPHNYKESSFPVSVFTFKLSNEGQTSAQVTLLFTWANSVGGKSGFTGHHFNSKMGAEDGAQGVLLHHKSANGRPTVTYGIAAEATDDVHVSLCPCFVISGDSEGISAKDMWQEIKNHGSFDNLGSVGANEGSKPGCSIGAAVAATLTIPPTSARTVTFSLAWDCPEVKFDGKTYHRQYSKFYGTLGDAAEIIARDAISKHGKWEAEIEAWQRPIIEDKRLPDWYPVTLFNELYFLNSGGTIWTDGLPPLQNLSTISHKKYFLERSKSELNGGAPNGDHRKDVAVDILERMSQILDQTHGGAGPSNAALGTRLLHPGEENVGNLLLVEGSQYLMWNTYDVHFYSSFALIMLFPKLELSIQRDFAAAVLMHDPRKAKTMCDGNWVPRKVLGAVPHDIGFNDPWLEVNAYNLLNVSRWKDLGSKFVLQVYRDVVATGDKNFAKSVWPSVYVALAFMEQFDKDKDGMIENEGFPDQTYDTWTVKGVSAYCGGLWVAALQAASALASEVDDEAAAHYFWIKYQKARSVYETLWNGSYFNYDNSKGPWSSSIQADQLAGQWYARACGLCPIADEEKIRVALEKIYNFNVMKVKGGTRGAVNGMFPDGSVDKSILQPKEIWAGVTYSVAATMIQEGMVETGFQTAMGIYQAAWAQDGLGYSFQTPEAWDVDDRFRSIGYMRPLAIWAMQWAMMSDSKPTKVPTKAFSEMQESAFATQHAAFLKVASLLKLPSNDDTARRSLVEAAYDFICKRSA
- the LOC105434411 gene encoding molybdopterin synthase sulfur carrier subunit, with amino-acid sequence MKEQEDGFVSADKHGEDKVEQLVQIKTLFFARARDLTGTNDVLLEIPLGSTTKDCLDKIIGKFPRLEEILGCVVLALNEDYTTDSTIVKDGDELAIIPPISGG
- the LOC101204709 gene encoding non-lysosomal glucosylceramidase isoform X3, with the translated sequence MLCFLGLGLYTMVNQTRILRLFVVKCRQLSLTITRRAVSQSQFLHSSYLMKVKLLHKSLCCLLGLAEDGAQGVLLHHKSANGRPTVTYGIAAEATDDVHVSLCPCFVISGDSEGISAKDMWQEIKNHGSFDNLGSVGANEGSKPGCSIGAAVAATLTIPPTSARTVTFSLAWDCPEVKFDGKTYHRQYSKFYGTLGDAAEIIARDAISKHGKWEAEIEAWQRPIIEDKRLPDWYPVTLFNELYFLNSGGTIWTDGLPPLQNLSTISHKKYFLERSKSELNGGAPNGDHRKDVAVDILERMSQILDQTHGGAGPSNAALGTRLLHPGEENVGNLLLVEGSQYLMWNTYDVHFYSSFALIMLFPKLELSIQRDFAAAVLMHDPRKAKTMCDGNWVPRKVLGAVPHDIGFNDPWLEVNAYNLLNVSRWKDLGSKFVLQVYRDVVATGDKNFAKSVWPSVYVALAFMEQFDKDKDGMIENEGFPDQTYDTWTVKGVSAYCGGLWVAALQAASALASEVDDEAAAHYFWIKYQKARSVYETLWNGSYFNYDNSKGPWSSSIQADQLAGQWYARACGLCPIADEEKIRVALEKIYNFNVMKVKGGTRGAVNGMFPDGSVDKSILQPKEIWAGVTYSVAATMIQEGMVETGFQTAMGIYQAAWAQDGLGYSFQTPEAWDVDDRFRSIGYMRPLAIWAMQWAMMSDSKPTKVPTKAFSEMQESAFATQHAAFLKVASLLKLPSNDDTARRSLVEAAYDFICKRSA